CaggagaaaaaaaaccccaaaaatcCGTTCCTCAAAACCACAATAAGACACTCCAACAGAGAAATTACAACTCTCACATGGGCGGGCAAAATACATTTGAATCTGCTTTCCATACCTTATAGAGTGACGACAGGAAGACCACGCCCTGACCGTTCAGAAGGAAACACGTCCACAGGGTGTAGAATGACCGAGTCTTCAAGACCTGCAGGGGACTCAAACTTTCATCGTCACTGCCAACAAAGTGTGTTTAACTGTTATTAAAAACAGTCTAGTACAACTGTCAACAAATAGTTTCAACTATGTTACAAGGTGTTCCCTGGTCCCTCGGGAAcgatgggttgatgtaccctcgggGCTTGTTTACtctgatgtacccttgatgtttgtttatgttcccctcgcccttTGGGAtctggaacataaacaaacatcgagggtacctaaACCTATGGTCCCCGAGGACCGGTGGACAACGTAggtatcttaccgaacacctcagttTTGAACATTCTGAAGCACTGGtgtcggatcgtacacttcagtcaacctgtgtgaatcaaacgattcgaatgtTGCATCTTGCTTTGTTTTTCCGTATTGTCTTACTAAAGTCGCCGTGGTGTAAGTCCCTTTCTTAATATTCAGAGTGACTTCATTTAAACGATTTGTCAaattttatttattggaaagagagtcaaacGTTTCCGTATCCATTGTTAGATTTTATGGACGACACAAGAAATACAGATTTATAGTTATcccccttccatcgatttccattcgcaaaacatcggtaatttccgtgcatcatgcgtccTTTAacgttattcgagataaaaacgTACGTACGTATAACacaaagtaccgaatgagttgctgtTGGCAGCGGGGTATATTGCAAAGTATCTTGCTTGTACAATGGGCTCATtcaaaataatagaagagcgctcagtcAATCGAAccgcgacatttatgtgtgagctaagagaaataaatacataaaacggGATATGATGTATGTGCTTCGTATGAAGTGGTGTTGAATAATGGTCGGTCATTCATCTCAACAAAATTATatcacaacaaaattcatgaacAAGCCCTTGCAACATGAAGCAGAGGGACACGGCTAAAGAAATAGTTGGTTAAACAACACAATTTATATCACCAGATGATACCATGGAGATACATGTGACTGTACCTTCTGTTTCCTTTCGTCCCATATAAACAATTAGTGAACTTTGTGCGTGAGTGATGCGGAACTATTATAACACGTGCAGATTGTGGGAGGGGATTACCCGTCAACAGTGTGAagttacattcattcatttgggAACATGCTCTCGAACAATTTCGTCTCTGGAACGTATACCATAAAAATTGACTGACGACCTTAGTAGAGGTAACGTTCCCATGAACGCCTGTTGACCATTGCACGACCCCCATGACTGCCCAGTATCACTCTGGTCTTGTGTTTGGAAGCTCGAGTGCTGATGACACAAAGTGGTGGGTACCTGGAGGTGGTGGGAAGTACACTTTGGCGTACTGATTTACGTCGGAGGCAGTTTTAGTGAATTtagttgtcatggtgacgtcTCATGTGGGTGACCGGCTTGTGACGTCCACAGCAATTAAACTATTTTCATGAAcctttttcaaaacctgtatatTCAATCATTGATTTTCAAACCGGGATATGTATAAAAGATACTTACAGATGAAGTATGAATGCCAGAAGATAGTGAagttatgtttttgttattgaacATCGTCCATGATAATCACACtcccaacaaacacacaaacatccaaATTCGTGGAACTTGTTAAGGGAACAGGTGTATTGAACCTTACAGGAAATAGTTTGTCTCTTTCCTTTATTGGATGAGTAGTGATATATAAGAAAAACATATGTACGTAGATCTCATAATTTAATACAGATAACGCAGAAATGACCTACCTACTTTCTTCTTTGTTATTCACGGGCGTGACGTCTGTGCCACCACTGTTGCCGTTGCTGGATGTCATGTCGCTCATGACGACGTTGTTGCTGCTGTCGAGTGCAGAATCAGATACAATCTTGACCTCCTAAAAATACGTATATAGGGAAATATATAATGACTGTTATAAGGATAACAGAAAGAGCATACGCAGTTATATCATCAGATATACTGTAGTGCATGCGTAACGTTGCTTAGCTAGTAGTAACATGTGTTATGCCTGCCCCTCACTACTAAGGAGCGAACGAGTGggcaattagcaatattccagcaatgtcaaggcggggaacacaaaaaatgggctgtacccatgttggaaatcgaaacatgttcttcggcgtgacaagcgaatgctttaatcaGTAGGTCTCCATTCCCCACTCTGGGAAATGGTTGTAAAGCCAGTGCCAATGCTGCTTGGAACCGCGTGATACCCGACTCGGACATGTCTCTGTCTGCTCTAATTACTGTTTCATGGTGACGGATGCTTCGGTATGATGCATTGATAAACATGGTGATGGCTTGAGCCTACCTCCTGCGTCGGGGGATCAGCGATCAGGAGGACGCCCACCAACTGCATGGTGGCATATATCCCCCCTGTCAGGACGAAAACCCAGGGTACTCTCTGTAGCAGCTCCGACTGACTGAAGTAGCTGAACACAAGACGAGAGAAACGAGTtaatattggtcttcagtatcACGTGATGGCCGTAATACATGACTAACGAAACAGGGCCCTTagttcttaactttgatcgtgaGCCAATGTGTTACGAATGGGCTTAAAAGtgcgtagggctacgaacgtttcgagaatagctagccaagGTGATTAGCCTCGCTGACTCGGTCGGTGCATGTTTGCCTTTTtcaattgcttagatcgattCATATAAAGCCCGCTAATTCACAAGACATTTATATATGTTCCTGTATAGTTTCGGTCCTCCAAATATTCGCATCCGCAAGAAATGGACGATATTGCATGGATGAGATCAGTGGTCGGAGACATCGGTGTAATGGAATTGTATCTTATATGCAGATGacatcgttaatgtctcttccTGTTCAGCTGTGTATAAAGAGTCTGCGTCCACTGCAAGAAACTGTAAAGGCGTGAAGAATCATGCTGAGTTTTACATGAATCTCACCTTCAGTTAGCTTCGGGGTTAAACCTCTACCGAAGAGTTTCACAGAAGCAAGCAATCCTCATTCTAAAAGTTGCTGCCTGGATGATATCAGTTTACGTTGGTGTCTGAAAGACTCACTGTTCTCCGTTGACGGTGACATCCGGTGACAGATTGTCTGGGTTGATGAAGGCTGTCTGGATCAGGTTAAAGATGAAGGCTCCTCCTCCAAACCCTGCTACCACCAGACCGCCCGCTAGACCCTTCCGTTCTGGCATCCACTGACAAtcatacagatacacacatgAATTAACGGGTTTGGTTTAACATATACAGTTAAAAGTCTGAAACAAACTAGAGGATACCCAGAGGCATTGTCCTGACAAGCCTCCGAGCATAAAGGTCAATACTGTAATCAAACGTTTCCTGGTGCATGTGGTTGTTATGATATTTTTTACAATTCTGTTTCTCTTTATTTCACCTTCATGGCACAGCCCATCGGCAGTGAATAGGCAATTCCGCATCCAAGTCCATTCATGACACCATAGGTGAAGATGACGGCGATGTAGGAATGTTGCACTGTGAAATATGTCAGGATGACGCCAGCACTGAAACCAAACATTGGAAGTAGTTTGTATTTGAGTTGACGAAGAACGCCGAGGCCACCACATTCGAGTCCCACTGCAATAAGTCAGAATCACAAGCTCACCTAGCGAGTACTTTGTATGAACAACTGAAGACATAGAGACTTGTGACCACTGTCAATGCATCACATAGTCAaagatgtttatgttttgttttgtttctttaaagTACATCCATAAGTAAAACTAAAACTGACCACAGTGTTAAGTAATTAGTGAGGCCATTTTTACCaacatgacttatgcttatgtttgTACAGATAATTTCAAgaaggtgacatttggtgcggaactggGTTGATGGATTCAGTTTCCTGTGCTTGGAAAATTGGCTGGGAGGAGGGAGGATCTATGCACCTCATGAACCAGGACCCCAACAACACGGTGAGTTTCAAGCCTAGGGTACGGCTGATGATTCCTCCAAGAAAGATGGCTGTTCCTTGTCCCATGAGGCAACAGGCATAAATCCACACACTGTCGCCGTAGTCGATGTCGAGGTTGGTTGTGTTGTTACGTAAGTATGACGTCAAGTACGGGGTCAAGTTACCTGTACAATTATAACATCTTGTAATGATCTGatgtatatataattatacattaACATGGCTTGCATAACTTTGTCTATATGATCAGTGGGAAAACAAAAGGTCAGGTCATTGCTCTAGTTTTGAAAACGAAATTCAGCGTTGTGTTACCTGTAGAATCAGAGCGATTGAGGTtgcgcactcagcaaaattctagCTGTCTGCGAATAACAGGTTGGAC
This genomic stretch from Haliotis asinina isolate JCU_RB_2024 chromosome 4, JCU_Hal_asi_v2, whole genome shotgun sequence harbors:
- the LOC137282109 gene encoding uncharacterized MFS-type transporter YhjX-like, with product MACGRWRAYLVVLGGLMVHLTLGTVFSFGNLTPYLTSYLRNNTTNLDIDYGDSVWIYACCLMGQGTAIFLGGIISRTLGLKLTVLLGSWFMSAGVILTYFTVQHSYIAVIFTYGVMNGLGCGIAYSLPMGCAMKWMPERKGLAGGLVVAGFGGGAFIFNLIQTAFINPDNLSPDVTVNGEHYFSQSELLQRVPWVFVLTGGIYATMQLVGVLLIADPPTQEEVKIVSDSALDSSNNVVMSDMTSSNGNSGGTDVTPVNNKEESSDDESLSPLQVLKTRSFYTLWTCFLLNGQGVVFLSSLYKDYGQTFIQNDVFLAVSGAFASVFNFSGRMFWGFIADRYSFKIAMMCLCTSFSCLMITFNATRVGKEALYFIYVCLLFGTLAGNYSLFSVAAARSFGEKHYPINFGLVFTSQTITAPVGAVLASQLKTQIGWFAMFGMIAGFSFLSLLLISTFNVKNSKAQQT